The following proteins are co-located in the Microbacterium immunditiarum genome:
- a CDS encoding Ig-like domain-containing protein, producing MRRSTAIGLASATAVAALVVGIGIVWPGLDAQETPPVDTSVWALQTADGRRYARVNTAVGELDTVRAVSNPSDVVQTGDRAYIFSDSYSKVTPIDPVLPADLGEDALRASPPTPPGTVEVSTAGDFVAYMTDSGVVHVGRLSTGETKELDPYPSEDEDAPQYTSDALAVDERGRLYSYSSADGAVLRYDIPASEVRGRDELDVDGLAEPMISAAGNRWVVVDAADGDVWVRDVDGAFEAPVSDAAVISVPQEDGDAVYVADDAVLVRVPVDGSDPVVVPGTGGAGLGTPARPVARDGIVYAAWLPQGEGPGTLWNSETGAFEQLDYGGQALVDEGRPVFIVGGDGMILNETRTGWVWTIPDGRLVASSQDWSLDDKIEPDAVESEVEVPVVIDPRPPVAEPDAFGVRAGGLTTLPVLLNDHDPNGDVLSIDPASVAGLDPAFGTVSITDDGQRITVRTEPGASGTAAFSYAVTDGTVEGGLPSDAAVVTLTVSSADSAPVWCGVEGCLAEWPEPQVGRGGTVTVPVLPGWVDPEGDPLLLLDVKNVSGGGTVAATPDGDVVYQHSEDGSGGTDTVELDVTVSDTTGRMATKTLVVEVSPEPELRVQSFAVIDSIGSAITVDVAPHVTGTAGTLSLESVRVLDDAAATATMVRGATEFDFAATEPGTYRVGFTVTDGKNDDTGTARITVLPSDAPPQLATAPVVAFVHPQQDATLDVFVAVENPTRRVLLLSDVVATADPGASLSVDVVGQNFLRVSGTTATSEAGRLGTITYTVSDGTTDRGASVQGEATVYLLPVAPELAPIAVNDSLVVRAGAQIDIPVLENDTAPAGGRPILNPASIDSSTPDALAFASGDTLRYLAPEEPGQYRVEYSVYTSGAPALVDSAVVRIDVLPYDENRAPQPDTLEGRVLSGQSTVIEFDGYGMDPDGDVVQLDQVVRQPDQGVATISPDGESLIYTSVVGFSGQVSFRYRVVDAFGQTGEATARVGVLDSQANPSPVTFTDYVQVQVGASSTIRVSPLSNDIDPTMGELSITDVRPDVAPTLDDGTENPEYERLESRLREVDDTTVVISAGNVPGTMAFLYDVESSSGNTGRGLIVVKAVRESVPDYPIVTDTVLTAESREDFPRGVDVLTGKVSWPSGEVDDLDLELWGDPDDVAAQGRRIRGELPESTRVIPFSVTGEGQSGEVTTYGFLRVPGEDDLALALRAGMGARDVRELASVAFDMADLIVRPRGAAVEVGDGVKASGARQGAACARETGTTVRYDAGAGAPWADACQVPVRLAGQTEWTYLSVPIRVEPLDPQPVLRAGSMTVGPGETATFDLTAMTDWQLRPDPDGIEYALDYQGAAFDVSLDGSIVTVTGADRALPGTEEASIVSVTSHAGVEPVRLILRVGAAPSTLPRGGSVTQQCTQAAGTSCTIDVVGATGEVNPLPRTPLQVVDVKPTGACVGVTFQVASETSVTASWTADAPGATCTAAFSVEDAQNRRTNAERDGQLLLDLLGYPKAPASVRQTAYANGSLTLRVDPGESALAYPALSGFVIRSAGSIVAQCDVQGLCPSISAPNGERRVYEASAVNAVGESLTRVSTAAWAYDAPPAPASVSARPVVTGGEGGVVALTVEGVDATQTASLEVASPAGELLRVQVGRGQTTVEIPSYRVGSNSTSPITVTPFSRFELPPGLGGTTSGSAVTVWANGIGAPRDPVLTLAAQSSGDGTSVVTANGSAGLNGDGSTLRFGIVRDGQPCTATPDGASAVFGGLPDGEEYAFTLCAESWLGDTSYGRITATASVRAVQTGAAPTGWTFVVDGIPNVGESRADWIIRSTPTSPERIPNRNRVEFNQAIPPAVFDRDPGLQVRYVHQSWGTATPWANVVPAAGSAPFQLQATWWVDSCVGGNQLQPRGDSSATPAGKAAMAFSNARLRYFDAAGVPLASTPGDWTVPVGAVRVEGIGVSVDWSAQGWGLQPASTTYSATCDPNLPPGPPGPPGPPGPPGPPEPAP from the coding sequence ATGCGCCGGAGCACAGCGATCGGGCTCGCGTCGGCCACGGCCGTCGCGGCGCTCGTCGTGGGCATCGGCATCGTGTGGCCGGGTCTCGACGCGCAGGAGACGCCTCCCGTCGACACGTCGGTGTGGGCTCTGCAGACGGCCGACGGTCGCCGGTACGCGCGCGTGAACACGGCCGTCGGCGAGCTCGACACCGTGCGCGCCGTCAGCAATCCGAGCGATGTGGTGCAGACGGGCGACCGCGCCTACATCTTCTCCGACAGCTACAGCAAGGTCACGCCGATCGATCCCGTCCTGCCCGCCGACCTCGGCGAGGACGCGCTGCGGGCGTCGCCGCCGACGCCTCCGGGCACGGTCGAGGTCTCCACCGCCGGGGACTTCGTCGCGTACATGACCGACTCCGGCGTCGTGCACGTCGGGCGCCTCTCGACCGGCGAGACGAAAGAGCTCGACCCCTACCCGTCCGAGGACGAGGACGCTCCGCAGTACACCTCCGACGCGCTCGCCGTCGACGAACGCGGCCGGCTCTACTCGTACTCGTCGGCCGACGGCGCGGTGCTGCGGTACGACATCCCGGCCTCCGAGGTGCGGGGGCGTGACGAGCTCGACGTGGATGGGCTGGCCGAGCCGATGATCTCGGCGGCGGGGAACCGGTGGGTCGTCGTCGACGCGGCCGACGGCGACGTGTGGGTGCGCGATGTCGATGGCGCGTTCGAGGCGCCCGTGTCGGATGCGGCGGTGATCAGCGTGCCGCAGGAGGACGGAGACGCCGTGTACGTCGCCGACGACGCCGTGCTCGTGCGGGTTCCGGTCGACGGCTCCGATCCCGTCGTCGTGCCCGGCACGGGCGGTGCGGGGCTCGGCACGCCCGCGCGGCCGGTCGCGCGCGACGGCATCGTGTACGCCGCGTGGCTCCCGCAGGGCGAGGGGCCGGGAACGCTGTGGAACTCCGAGACGGGGGCGTTCGAGCAGCTCGACTACGGCGGCCAGGCGCTCGTCGACGAGGGGCGCCCCGTGTTCATCGTGGGCGGCGACGGAATGATCCTCAACGAGACGCGCACGGGGTGGGTATGGACCATCCCCGACGGACGCCTCGTCGCGTCGAGCCAGGACTGGAGCCTCGACGACAAGATCGAACCGGATGCGGTCGAGAGCGAGGTCGAAGTCCCCGTGGTGATCGACCCGCGTCCGCCGGTGGCGGAGCCGGATGCCTTCGGCGTGCGTGCGGGCGGGCTCACGACGCTGCCCGTGCTGTTGAACGACCACGACCCCAACGGCGACGTGCTCAGCATCGACCCGGCGTCGGTGGCGGGGCTCGATCCCGCGTTCGGCACCGTGTCGATCACCGACGATGGGCAGCGGATCACCGTGCGCACGGAGCCCGGCGCGTCGGGGACGGCGGCCTTCTCGTACGCCGTCACCGACGGGACGGTCGAGGGCGGGCTTCCGTCTGACGCCGCCGTGGTCACTCTGACGGTCAGCTCGGCCGACTCCGCACCCGTGTGGTGCGGCGTCGAGGGATGCCTCGCGGAGTGGCCGGAGCCGCAGGTCGGGCGAGGGGGCACCGTCACGGTTCCCGTCCTGCCGGGATGGGTCGACCCCGAGGGCGATCCGCTTCTGCTGCTCGACGTGAAGAACGTGTCGGGTGGGGGCACCGTCGCGGCGACTCCCGACGGCGACGTCGTCTACCAGCACAGCGAGGACGGCTCGGGCGGCACCGACACGGTGGAGCTCGACGTCACGGTCTCCGACACGACGGGGCGCATGGCCACGAAGACGCTGGTGGTCGAGGTCAGCCCCGAACCCGAGCTCCGTGTCCAGTCGTTCGCGGTGATCGACTCGATCGGGTCCGCGATCACGGTCGACGTCGCGCCGCACGTGACCGGCACCGCGGGCACGCTGTCACTCGAGTCCGTGCGCGTGCTCGACGATGCGGCCGCGACGGCGACGATGGTGCGCGGCGCGACCGAGTTCGACTTCGCGGCGACGGAGCCCGGCACGTACCGCGTGGGCTTCACCGTGACGGATGGCAAGAACGACGACACGGGCACCGCCCGGATCACGGTGCTCCCGTCCGACGCTCCGCCGCAGCTGGCGACCGCGCCCGTCGTCGCGTTCGTGCACCCGCAGCAGGACGCGACGCTCGACGTGTTCGTCGCGGTCGAGAACCCCACACGGCGAGTGCTGCTGCTGTCCGACGTCGTCGCCACCGCGGACCCGGGCGCCTCGCTGTCGGTCGACGTCGTGGGCCAGAACTTCCTGCGCGTCTCCGGCACCACCGCGACGAGCGAGGCGGGGCGGCTCGGCACGATCACCTACACCGTGAGTGACGGCACCACCGACCGTGGAGCGAGCGTTCAGGGCGAGGCGACCGTGTATCTGCTCCCTGTCGCCCCCGAGCTCGCGCCGATCGCCGTCAACGACTCGCTCGTCGTGCGCGCCGGCGCGCAGATCGACATCCCGGTGCTCGAGAACGACACCGCCCCCGCAGGCGGCCGGCCCATCCTGAATCCCGCGTCGATCGACTCGTCGACGCCCGACGCGCTCGCGTTCGCGTCGGGCGACACGCTGCGGTACCTCGCGCCGGAGGAGCCAGGGCAATACCGCGTGGAGTACTCGGTCTACACATCTGGCGCTCCCGCGCTCGTCGACTCGGCGGTCGTGCGCATCGACGTGCTGCCCTACGACGAGAACCGTGCGCCGCAGCCCGACACGCTCGAGGGCCGCGTCCTGAGCGGCCAGTCGACGGTGATCGAGTTCGACGGGTACGGCATGGACCCGGACGGCGACGTCGTGCAGCTCGACCAGGTCGTGAGGCAGCCCGACCAGGGCGTCGCCACGATCTCGCCGGACGGCGAGTCCCTCATCTACACGAGCGTCGTGGGATTCAGCGGCCAGGTGTCATTCCGCTACCGCGTCGTCGACGCCTTCGGGCAGACCGGCGAGGCGACCGCGCGCGTCGGCGTACTCGACAGTCAGGCGAACCCGAGTCCCGTCACGTTCACCGATTACGTGCAGGTGCAGGTGGGGGCTTCCAGCACGATCCGAGTGAGCCCGCTGTCCAACGACATCGACCCGACGATGGGCGAGCTGTCGATCACCGACGTGCGTCCCGACGTCGCGCCGACGCTCGACGACGGCACCGAGAACCCCGAGTACGAGCGGCTCGAGTCCCGTCTGCGGGAGGTGGACGACACGACCGTCGTGATCTCGGCCGGCAACGTGCCGGGCACGATGGCCTTCCTGTACGACGTCGAGTCGTCGTCGGGCAACACCGGCCGAGGCCTCATCGTCGTGAAGGCCGTTCGCGAGTCCGTCCCCGACTACCCGATCGTGACCGACACGGTGCTGACGGCCGAGTCGCGTGAGGACTTCCCGCGCGGCGTCGACGTGCTCACGGGCAAGGTCTCGTGGCCCTCGGGCGAAGTCGACGACCTCGACCTCGAGCTGTGGGGCGACCCCGACGACGTCGCCGCTCAGGGCCGCCGCATCCGTGGCGAGCTCCCCGAGTCGACCCGCGTGATCCCGTTCTCGGTCACAGGCGAGGGGCAGTCGGGCGAGGTGACGACCTACGGCTTCCTGCGCGTGCCCGGCGAGGACGATCTCGCTCTCGCGCTGCGCGCAGGCATGGGCGCCCGCGACGTGCGCGAGCTCGCGTCGGTCGCCTTCGACATGGCCGACCTCATCGTGCGCCCGCGCGGCGCGGCGGTCGAGGTCGGCGACGGCGTCAAGGCGTCCGGCGCCCGCCAAGGAGCCGCGTGCGCGCGCGAGACGGGCACGACCGTCCGCTACGACGCGGGTGCGGGCGCGCCGTGGGCGGACGCGTGCCAGGTTCCCGTGCGTCTGGCCGGTCAGACGGAGTGGACTTACCTGTCGGTGCCGATCCGCGTCGAGCCGCTCGATCCGCAGCCCGTGCTGCGGGCCGGCTCGATGACGGTCGGGCCGGGCGAGACGGCGACCTTCGACCTGACTGCCATGACGGACTGGCAGCTGCGCCCCGACCCGGATGGCATCGAGTACGCCCTCGACTACCAGGGCGCCGCGTTCGACGTCTCGCTCGACGGCTCGATCGTGACGGTGACCGGTGCGGACCGGGCGCTCCCGGGCACCGAAGAGGCGTCGATCGTGTCTGTCACCAGCCACGCGGGAGTCGAACCCGTCCGGCTCATCCTGCGGGTCGGCGCCGCGCCGTCGACACTGCCGCGCGGCGGGTCCGTCACGCAGCAGTGCACGCAGGCCGCGGGCACTTCGTGCACGATCGACGTCGTCGGGGCGACGGGCGAGGTCAACCCGCTGCCGCGCACCCCGCTGCAGGTCGTGGACGTGAAGCCGACGGGCGCGTGCGTCGGTGTCACCTTCCAGGTGGCATCCGAGACGTCTGTCACAGCGTCGTGGACCGCGGATGCCCCGGGCGCGACGTGCACCGCGGCCTTCTCGGTCGAGGACGCGCAGAACCGCCGCACCAACGCAGAGCGCGATGGGCAGCTGCTCCTCGACCTCCTCGGCTACCCCAAGGCTCCCGCGAGCGTGCGTCAGACGGCGTACGCGAACGGCTCGCTCACGCTGCGGGTCGATCCGGGGGAGTCGGCGCTGGCGTACCCTGCCCTGTCGGGCTTCGTGATCCGGTCCGCGGGGTCGATCGTCGCGCAGTGCGACGTCCAGGGGCTGTGCCCCTCGATCTCCGCGCCGAACGGCGAGCGGCGCGTGTATGAGGCATCCGCGGTCAACGCCGTCGGCGAATCGCTCACGCGCGTGAGCACGGCCGCGTGGGCGTACGACGCGCCGCCCGCGCCCGCATCCGTCAGCGCCCGGCCCGTGGTGACGGGCGGCGAAGGCGGCGTCGTCGCGCTCACGGTCGAGGGCGTCGATGCGACCCAGACGGCGAGCCTCGAGGTCGCGAGCCCCGCGGGCGAGCTCCTGCGCGTGCAGGTCGGGCGCGGCCAGACGACCGTGGAGATTCCGTCTTACCGGGTCGGGTCGAACTCCACGTCTCCCATCACGGTGACGCCGTTCTCGCGATTCGAGCTGCCGCCGGGGCTCGGCGGCACGACCTCCGGGTCCGCCGTGACGGTGTGGGCGAACGGCATCGGCGCGCCGCGCGATCCGGTCCTCACCCTCGCGGCGCAGTCTTCGGGAGACGGCACATCGGTCGTCACCGCCAACGGCTCGGCGGGGCTCAACGGCGACGGATCCACCTTGCGGTTCGGAATCGTGCGCGACGGCCAGCCCTGCACCGCGACGCCCGACGGTGCGAGCGCGGTGTTCGGCGGTCTGCCCGACGGCGAGGAGTACGCCTTCACGCTGTGCGCCGAGTCGTGGTTGGGCGACACCTCGTACGGGCGCATCACGGCGACGGCGTCGGTCCGCGCGGTGCAGACGGGCGCCGCTCCGACCGGGTGGACGTTCGTCGTCGACGGCATCCCCAACGTGGGTGAGAGCCGTGCGGACTGGATCATCCGCTCGACCCCGACCTCGCCCGAGCGCATCCCGAACCGCAACCGTGTCGAGTTCAACCAGGCGATCCCGCCCGCGGTGTTCGACCGCGATCCTGGCCTCCAGGTGCGCTACGTGCACCAGAGCTGGGGCACCGCGACCCCGTGGGCGAACGTCGTGCCCGCCGCGGGCAGCGCACCCTTCCAGCTGCAGGCGACATGGTGGGTCGACTCGTGCGTCGGCGGGAACCAGCTCCAGCCCCGCGGCGATTCGTCGGCGACGCCCGCCGGCAAGGCCGCCATGGCGTTCTCGAACGCCAGGCTGAGATACTTCGACGCGGCAGGCGTGCCTCTCGCGTCGACGCCCGGAGACTGGACGGTGCCTGTGGGCGCGGTGCGCGTCGAGGGCATCGGCGTGAGCGTGGACTGGTCCGCGCAGGGCTGGGGCCTCCAGCCGGCGTCGACGACGTACTCGGCCACGTGCGACCCCAACCTCCCGCCGGGCCCCCCTGGGCCCCCGGGGCCCCCTGGGCCCCCTGGCCCCCCTGAGCCCGCGCCATGA
- a CDS encoding protein kinase domain-containing protein encodes MATRLPSAPPILPGLSYIRPLGSGGFADVFLYEQDMPRRDVAVKVLPSDVRDPDLLRMFNAEADVLAHLSAHPSIVTVYQAGISADGRPYIVMEYCPGSLAQRYRIERIPVDEVLRIGVKMACALESAHRAGLVHRDVKPSNILVTTFGAPVLADFGISSSLARQTADEVLAMSIPWSAPEVIAEQTAGSIPSEVWSLGATVYSLLAGHSPFERRERGQNSKEQLRRRIARATYTPIARADVPPALQEVLAAAMSRDVRQRHPSAFAFAEALRRVQASMGLTPTPLEVPSDEWMPVSDEVDFTDATPRGPVRSKVEHESARKQPVAVGVAALARDEETDFAEPAASNGVSRRAAVWIVAGVVAAAVAASSAVVYFVLTGAS; translated from the coding sequence GTGGCGACCAGACTCCCCTCAGCGCCGCCCATTCTGCCGGGGCTGTCCTACATCCGGCCGCTCGGGTCGGGTGGCTTCGCCGATGTCTTCCTCTACGAGCAGGACATGCCCCGTCGTGACGTGGCGGTGAAGGTGCTGCCCAGCGACGTGCGTGACCCCGACCTGCTGCGCATGTTCAACGCCGAGGCCGACGTCCTCGCGCACCTGTCGGCGCATCCGTCGATCGTCACCGTGTACCAGGCGGGCATCTCCGCCGACGGCCGTCCGTACATCGTGATGGAGTACTGCCCGGGCTCGCTCGCGCAGCGATACCGCATCGAGCGGATCCCCGTCGACGAGGTGCTGCGCATCGGCGTGAAGATGGCGTGCGCGCTCGAGTCCGCGCACCGCGCGGGACTCGTCCACCGCGACGTCAAGCCGAGCAACATCCTCGTCACGACGTTCGGAGCCCCCGTCCTCGCCGACTTCGGAATCTCGTCGTCGCTCGCGCGGCAGACCGCCGACGAGGTGCTCGCGATGTCGATCCCGTGGAGCGCGCCCGAGGTGATCGCCGAGCAGACGGCCGGCTCGATCCCGAGCGAGGTGTGGAGTCTCGGTGCGACCGTCTACTCGCTGCTGGCGGGGCACAGCCCGTTCGAGCGACGCGAGCGCGGCCAGAACAGCAAGGAGCAGCTGCGCCGCCGCATCGCCCGCGCCACCTACACTCCGATCGCGCGCGCCGACGTGCCGCCCGCCCTGCAGGAGGTGCTCGCGGCCGCGATGTCGCGCGACGTGCGGCAGCGGCATCCGTCCGCGTTCGCCTTCGCCGAGGCGCTGCGCCGCGTTCAGGCGTCCATGGGTCTCACGCCCACGCCGCTCGAGGTGCCCTCCGACGAGTGGATGCCCGTCTCCGACGAGGTGGACTTCACGGATGCCACGCCCCGCGGCCCCGTGCGCAGCAAGGTCGAGCACGAGAGCGCCCGCAAGCAGCCCGTCGCCGTCGGCGTGGCGGCGCTCGCGCGTGACGAGGAGACGGACTTCGCCGAGCCGGCCGCGTCGAACGGGGTCTCCCGACGCGCGGCCGTGTGGATCGTCGCCGGAGTCGTCGCGGCGGCGGTCGCGGCATCCTCCGCTGTCGTCTACTTCGTGCTGACCGGAGCCTCGTGA
- a CDS encoding spermidine/putrescine ABC transporter substrate-binding protein, with translation MERSLETRVSQAVDAWLKWLPRWEPATHRGRVAPCRRCFGSPVLSAAGLGADVPHGVQHGLSTRIKTIVDHAVAEYTARNLPMLQAELDQQAARNRARSYRPTEGLEPEFEGLPLDPEPAPGAPFLFTIAGLAEEADADVPALPPLSEDAKAALRQEVGLADDYANMIGREVCTILLHHRLRIQAAITRYVEPQIEAMLQELTQSLDVPFDPLDGSQD, from the coding sequence ATGGAGCGGTCGCTCGAGACCCGCGTGAGCCAGGCTGTCGACGCCTGGCTCAAGTGGCTGCCGCGCTGGGAGCCGGCGACGCACCGCGGTCGCGTCGCCCCGTGCCGGCGCTGCTTCGGGTCTCCTGTGCTGTCGGCCGCGGGCCTCGGCGCCGATGTGCCGCACGGCGTGCAGCACGGGCTCTCGACCCGCATCAAGACGATCGTCGACCATGCCGTCGCCGAGTACACGGCGCGCAACCTCCCGATGCTGCAGGCCGAGCTCGATCAGCAGGCGGCGCGCAACCGCGCGCGCAGCTACCGTCCGACCGAGGGTCTCGAGCCCGAGTTCGAGGGGCTGCCGCTGGATCCCGAGCCCGCCCCGGGGGCGCCGTTCCTGTTCACGATCGCCGGGCTGGCCGAAGAGGCGGATGCCGACGTGCCGGCGCTCCCGCCGCTGAGCGAAGACGCCAAGGCGGCGCTGCGGCAGGAGGTCGGACTCGCCGACGACTACGCGAACATGATCGGGCGCGAGGTGTGCACGATCCTGCTGCACCACCGCCTGCGGATCCAGGCCGCGATCACGCGGTACGTCGAGCCGCAGATCGAGGCGATGCTGCAGGAGCTCACGCAGTCCCTCGACGTGCCGTTCGACCCGCTCGACGGTTCGCAGGACTGA
- a CDS encoding ABC transporter, protein MSDPTNRPGEPADEPRDVNGVVGSANESLAEADAAGRDAVGEPTPGEPVTTDAEPVVVEQEPVVVEQEPVVAEQEPVAETAAADADATTAYDTTTADAGDTTMHDAPTTAYDEYTRSDDAPVVTSSEPVVATGAAAGAAAAAPQPIFVQAPEPPRPRGNRAAAGAIGLIAALAFAVLYLAAWLGFGALAGDVTIDNVGETALEALGTWSLWVPVIVFFIAFWLLGAIINRGRWGAWVIMGLLVGLAAYGGHLLGQLFQAPFWMLTATEGAELVEGQLLAPLAIAAFVFGRELTIWFGAWAAARGKRVTELNDAATYEYERTLEAGPTIVRQ, encoded by the coding sequence ATGAGTGACCCCACGAACCGCCCCGGCGAGCCCGCCGACGAGCCGCGTGACGTCAACGGCGTCGTCGGCAGTGCGAACGAGAGCCTGGCCGAGGCCGACGCCGCCGGGCGCGACGCGGTGGGGGAGCCCACGCCCGGCGAGCCCGTGACGACGGACGCCGAGCCGGTCGTCGTCGAGCAGGAGCCCGTCGTCGTCGAGCAGGAGCCCGTAGTGGCCGAGCAGGAGCCTGTGGCCGAGACGGCTGCCGCGGATGCCGACGCCACGACTGCTTACGACACGACGACTGCCGACGCCGGAGACACCACGATGCACGATGCCCCCACCACCGCCTACGACGAGTACACGCGCTCGGACGACGCCCCTGTCGTGACCTCGAGCGAGCCCGTCGTCGCGACCGGTGCCGCGGCCGGAGCCGCGGCCGCGGCGCCCCAGCCGATCTTCGTGCAGGCGCCCGAGCCGCCGCGCCCTCGCGGCAACCGTGCGGCCGCGGGCGCGATCGGCCTCATCGCCGCGCTCGCGTTCGCCGTGCTGTACCTCGCGGCGTGGCTCGGTTTCGGCGCGCTCGCGGGCGACGTGACGATCGACAATGTGGGCGAGACCGCGCTCGAGGCGCTCGGCACGTGGTCGCTGTGGGTGCCGGTCATCGTGTTCTTCATCGCGTTCTGGCTGCTCGGGGCGATCATCAACCGCGGGCGCTGGGGCGCGTGGGTGATCATGGGCCTGCTCGTCGGCCTCGCCGCGTACGGCGGCCACCTGCTCGGTCAGCTCTTCCAGGCGCCGTTCTGGATGCTGACCGCGACCGAGGGGGCCGAGCTCGTCGAGGGCCAGCTGCTGGCGCCGCTCGCGATCGCCGCCTTCGTGTTCGGTCGTGAGCTCACGATCTGGTTCGGTGCGTGGGCCGCCGCACGCGGCAAGCGCGTGACCGAGCTGAACGACGCCGCCACGTACGAGTACGAGCGCACGCTCGAGGCGGGTCCGACGATCGTCCGTCAGTGA
- a CDS encoding phage holin family protein, which translates to MTDMPTPSQEKAANTSLGELVGEVTRDMSVLMRQELELAKAELTESAKRAGVGSGLMAAAAYGAAMTLLFLSIALWQALAALVGEGWSAVIVAVIWAAIAAVLYAVGMSRLRSVRGAPRTVETVKEIPDALKRNEENRS; encoded by the coding sequence ATGACCGACATGCCCACGCCATCGCAGGAGAAGGCCGCGAACACGTCGCTCGGCGAGCTCGTCGGCGAGGTCACGCGGGACATGTCCGTGCTGATGCGCCAGGAGCTCGAGCTCGCGAAGGCCGAGCTCACCGAGTCGGCCAAGCGAGCCGGGGTCGGCTCGGGCCTCATGGCGGCGGCGGCGTACGGGGCGGCCATGACGCTCCTGTTCCTGTCGATCGCCCTGTGGCAGGCCCTGGCCGCGCTCGTCGGCGAAGGATGGTCGGCGGTCATCGTGGCCGTCATCTGGGCGGCGATCGCCGCTGTGCTGTACGCCGTCGGCATGAGCCGGCTGCGCTCGGTGCGCGGCGCCCCGCGGACCGTCGAGACGGTCAAGGAGATCCCGGACGCGCTCAAGAGGAACGAGGAGAACAGATCATGA
- a CDS encoding DUF3618 domain-containing protein, with amino-acid sequence MSTPSTSTSPEQIRADIEVTREELGRDVDALADKVTPGKIVERQKSRMRRAFEDVRHRIMGVAEDVGNATSDVAESAAEGVRELPKRAAGAAQGAPIAVGLVALGLGWLAASLAPPSAAERRMARSLRESAQPIVDSATDAAKEVASGLQEPAREAFEQVKSEAVDAADHVKTEARDTTEHVKERVTSSSGDQDQGVGLGAER; translated from the coding sequence ATGAGCACCCCCAGCACTTCCACCAGCCCCGAGCAGATCCGCGCCGACATCGAGGTGACCCGAGAAGAGCTCGGGCGCGACGTCGACGCGCTGGCCGACAAGGTCACGCCCGGCAAGATCGTCGAACGCCAGAAGTCCCGCATGCGGCGCGCCTTCGAAGACGTCAGGCACCGCATCATGGGTGTAGCCGAAGACGTGGGAAACGCGACATCCGATGTCGCCGAGAGCGCGGCGGAAGGGGTGCGCGAGCTGCCCAAGCGCGCCGCAGGCGCCGCACAGGGCGCGCCCATCGCGGTCGGACTCGTCGCCCTCGGACTCGGCTGGCTCGCGGCGTCGCTCGCCCCGCCGTCGGCCGCGGAGCGCCGGATGGCCCGGTCGCTGCGCGAATCGGCGCAGCCGATCGTCGACTCGGCGACGGATGCCGCGAAGGAGGTTGCGTCCGGACTCCAGGAGCCCGCTCGCGAGGCGTTCGAACAGGTGAAGTCCGAGGCCGTGGACGCCGCCGACCACGTCAAGACGGAGGCGCGAGACACGACCGAGCACGTCAAGGAGCGCGTCACTTCATCGAGCGGTGACCAGGACCAGGGCGTCGGCCTCGGGGCTGAGCGCTGA